One genomic window of Acomys russatus chromosome 29, mAcoRus1.1, whole genome shotgun sequence includes the following:
- the C1qc gene encoding complement C1q subcomponent subunit C — protein sequence MDVGPSCPAHRGLYLLLLLLLALPLRSQASTGCYGIPGMPGLPGAPGKDGHDGLRGPKGEPGIPAIPGTRGPKGQKGEPGMPGHRGKNGPMGTSGFPGDPGPRGPPGEPGEEGRYKQKHQSVFTVTRQTSQYPAANGLVKFNSVVTNPQGDYDTSTGKFTCKVPGLYYFVYHASQTANLCVQLFHNGVKVTSFCDHMSNSKQVSSGGVLLRVQMGDEVWLAVNDYNGMVGTEGSDSVFSGFLLFPD from the exons ATGGATGTGGGACCCAGCTGCCCTGCCCATCGTGGACTctacttgctgctgctgctgctgctggctttaCCACTCAGGAGCCAggcgagcactggctgctatggGATCCCAGGGATGCCAGGCCTGCCGGGGGCCCCTGGGAAGGACGGGCATGATGGACTCCGGGGGCCCAAGGGTGAGCCAG gaatcCCAGCCATCCCTGGAACACGAGGACCCAAGGGTCAGAAGGGCGAGCCTGGCATGCCTGGCCATCGTGGAAAAAATGGCCCCATGGGGACCTCTGGATTCCCAGGGGATCCAGGCCCCAGGGGGCCTCCTGGGGAGCCAGGTGAGGAGGGCCGATACAAGCAGAAGCATCAGTCGGTGTTCACGGTCACTCGACAGACCTCCCAGTACCCGGCGGCCAATGGCCTGGTCAAGTTCAACTCTGTTGTCACCAACCCTCAGGGGGATTATGACACGAGCACAGGGAAGTTCACCTGCAAAGTGCCCGGCCTCTACTACTTTGTCTACCATGCATCACAAACGGCCAACCTGTGCGTGCAGCTGTTCCACAACGGTGTCAAGGTGACCAGCTTCTGCGACCACATGTCCAATAGCAAGCAGGTCAGCTCGGGAGGAGTGCTACTGCGGGTGCAGATGGGTGATGAAGTGTGGCTGGCAGTCAATGACTACAACGGCATGGTGGGCACTGAGGGCTCCGACAGCgtcttctctggcttcctgctgTTTCCTGACTAG
- the C1qa gene encoding complement C1q subcomponent subunit A, protein MEASRGWLVACALAVSLVSMTVAEDVCQAPNGKDGVAGNPGRPGRPGLKGERGEPGAAGIRTGIRGPKGDQGESGSPGKPGNVGFPGPSGPLGNSGPQGLKGAKGNPGNIRDQPRPAFSAIRRNPPPGGNVVVFDKVITNQEGPYQNKTGRFICAVPGFYYFTFQVISKWDICLSIVSSSRGQPRSSLGFCDANSKGLFQVLSGGTVLQLQRGDEVWIEKDPTKGRIYQGTEVDSIFSGFLIFPSA, encoded by the exons ATGGAAGCCTCTCGGGGATGGCTGGTGGCCTGTGCACTGGCCGTGAGCCTGGTATCGATGACGGTGGCTGAGGATGTGTGCCAAGCACCCAACGGGAAGGATGGGGTTGCAGGAAATCCAGGCCGCCCAGGGAGGCCGGGtctcaaaggagagagaggggaaccag GAGCTGCCGGCATCCGGACAGGTATCCGAGGCCCTAAAGGAGACCAGGGAGAGTCTGGGTCCCCTGGCAAACCCGGGAATGTGGGGTTCCCAGGACCCAGTGGGCCCCTGGGGAACAGTGGCCCCCAAGGACTGAAGGGTGCTAAAGGCAATCCAGGCAACATCAGGGACCAGCCCCGGCCGGCTTTCTCGGCTATTCGAAGGAACCCACCCCCAGGGGGCAACGTGGTGGTCTTCGACAAGGTCATCACCAACCAGGAGGGTCCCTACCAGAACAAGACGGGCCGCTTCATCTGTGCAGTGCCTGGCTTCTATTACTTCACCTTCCAAGTGATCTCCAAATGGGACATTTGTCTGTCTATCGTGTCCTCCTCCAGGGGCCAGCCCAGGAGTTCCCTGGGTTTCTGTGACGCCAACAGCAAGGGCCTCTTCCAGGTGTTATCTGGGGGTACAGTGCTCCAGCTGCAGCGGGGGGACGAGGTGTGGATTGAGAAGGACCCCACAAAGGGTCGCATTTACCAAGGTACTGAAGTCGACAGCATCTTCAGTGGATTTCTCATTTTCCCCTCGGCCTGA